From a single Oceanobacillus kimchii X50 genomic region:
- a CDS encoding rhodanese-like domain-containing protein, protein MEILIIALVVLLAVSLFRYYRQKNYLKVLTEDQFREGYRKAQLIDVREPQEFDRGHILGARNIPMTQMKQRLVEMRKDKPIYLYCQGSSRSARAAQLLHKKGYKEIYQLKGGFKKWTGKIKTKK, encoded by the coding sequence ATGGAAATTTTAATTATAGCATTAGTCGTTTTATTAGCGGTGAGTCTATTCCGATATTATAGACAGAAGAATTATTTAAAAGTATTAACCGAAGATCAATTTCGTGAAGGATATCGAAAAGCACAATTAATTGATGTTAGAGAGCCTCAAGAATTTGATAGAGGTCATATTTTAGGAGCAAGAAATATCCCAATGACTCAAATGAAACAACGTCTTGTAGAAATGCGTAAAGATAAACCAATTTATTTATATTGCCAAGGAAGTTCACGTTCAGCAAGAGCAGCTCAATTACTTCATAAAAAAGGCTACAAAGAAATCTATCAGCTTAAGGGTGGATTTAAAAAGTGGACGGGTAAAATCAAGACAAAAAAATAG